The segment CACACCTGACCTACCAGCCACGATCCGGTGCCCCGCTCGTGACGGACGGCAGCCAGGCGTACCGGCGGCACCAGATTCCAATAACTCGCCTGACCGCCGGAGTTCGACGGACTCTTCAAGGCCGGTTCCTCGGCGGCCGTCCGCCCTACGGCTACTGACACGCCGGAACCCGCGATGGAAGCCCTTGCTGTTACCCCTCACGGCAGGGGCTCCCTGGCCGCCGGCGCCGGAGGTCTGCTGGGAACCGCCGACTGAAGGGTTTACTCATGAACACCTGGCTGATCACCGGATGCTCCACTGGCCTGGGCCGGGCCCTCGCCCGAGCTGTTCTCGACCGCGGCGACAACGCGGTCGTCACCGCCCGCGACGTGACCAAGGTCGAGGACTTCGCCGAGAGCCACCCGCGCACGGCGCTCGCGTTGTCGTTGGACGTGACGGATCCGGAACAGGTCTGCGACGCGGTCCGGCAGGCCGACGCCCGATTCGGCGGGGTGGATGTGCTGGTCAACAACGCCGGCTACGGCTACCGCGCGGCGGTGGAGGAGGGCGGCGACGCGGATGTGCAGCGGCTGTTCGCGACGAACTTCTTCGGCGCGGTCAGCATGATCAAGGCGGTGTTGCCGGGCATGCGAGCCCGGCGCAGCGGCGCGATCGTGAACATCTCCTCGATCGGCGCGCGGATCTGCGCGCCCGGATCCGGCTACTACTCCGCCGCCAAAGCAGCGCTGGAGGGCATGTCGGGCTCATTGCGCAAGGAGCTGGGGCCGCTGGGAATCACGGTGACCGCCGTCGAGCCGGGCGCCTTCCGGACCGACTTCGCCGGCCGATCGCTAACCGAGTCGGCCACGGTGATCGACGACTACGCCGACACCGCCGGCAGGCGCCGCAAGGTTCACGACACCAGCCACGGCCACCAGCCCGGCGACCCGGCGAAGGCCGCCGCGGCGTTGATCACCGCCGTCGGCTCCGGCAGGCCGCCGGCGTTGCTGCTGCTGGGCACCGACGCGCTCGCCGCCGTCAGCGGCGTCCTGGACGACGAGCGCGCCGAGATCGAGTCCTGGCGTCACCTGACCACCAGCACCGATCTCTCGGCCTGACGGGCCGGGCGACCTGGTCGTGGACGCGGACGCGCCGGGACAGACCCGGGGCCGGAATCCTCTCGGTCTGTCCCGGCATCCTGGGCGTGCCGGTTCAAGCCAGCTGGGAGACGACAGACTTCGTCTCGAGGTAGTTCTCCAGGGCCTCCGGGCCGCTCTCGCGGCCCCAGCCCGACTGCCGGTAGCCGCCGGCGGGCATGTACGCCCCGCCGGCGCGGTGCACGTTGATGCCGACTCGTCCGGCGCGCAGCCGCCGAGCCACCGAGTGCGCCAGGGCGCCGTCGCGGGTCCAGATGCTGGAGGCGAGACCGTACGAGCTGTCGTTGGCCAGCGCGACGGCCTGATCGGTGTCGGAGAAAGGCATCACGCCCAGCACCGGCCCGAAGACCTCCTCCCGCATCACCGTCATGGATTGGTCGACGTCCACCAGGACGGTGGGTTCGAAGAAGTAGCCCCGCTCGCCGACCCGGGAGCCGCCGCTGACCACCCGGGCGCCGTCGCGGACGCCCTGGCTGACGTAGCCCGACACCCGGTCGAGCTGCTTCTGCGAGATCAGCGGGCCGAGGTCGGCATCAGGGTCCGAGCCGGGGCCCAGACGCATCGCACGGCCGGCTTCGGCTACACCGGCGACGACCTGTTCGTACACGGACTCGTGGACGAACAACCGGGTGCCCGCGGCGCAGACCTGGCCGGAGTTCCAGAAGACGGCGGAGGCGGCGCCGGGGATGGCGGCCTCCAGGTTGGCGTCGCCGAACACGATGACGGGGGACTTGCCGCCGAGTTCGAGCGTCAGTTTCTTCATGTTGCCGGTGGCCGCGTGCACGATGAGGCGGCCCACCTCGGTCGACCCGGTGA is part of the Actinoplanes sp. NBC_00393 genome and harbors:
- a CDS encoding oxidoreductase is translated as MNTWLITGCSTGLGRALARAVLDRGDNAVVTARDVTKVEDFAESHPRTALALSLDVTDPEQVCDAVRQADARFGGVDVLVNNAGYGYRAAVEEGGDADVQRLFATNFFGAVSMIKAVLPGMRARRSGAIVNISSIGARICAPGSGYYSAAKAALEGMSGSLRKELGPLGITVTAVEPGAFRTDFAGRSLTESATVIDDYADTAGRRRKVHDTSHGHQPGDPAKAAAALITAVGSGRPPALLLLGTDALAAVSGVLDDERAEIESWRHLTTSTDLSA
- a CDS encoding aldehyde dehydrogenase family protein; protein product: MSSSTRALPPLLRRGDSPVGMLIDGEWTTPTSATTPVFDPATGAVIASVARGDAKSVDAAVTVARQSFDEGRWRGLSSTDRGAVLWRAGDLMREQADDLARLESLNLGLPVAQAKAMVLEAAAQFRYYAGWADKIHGRTVDLGPADRRVQGYTLREPIGVAGLITPWNAPLSMAAKKLAPALAAGCSCVLKPAEETPLTSLWLGQILLDAGVPAGVVNVVTGIGEHAGAALAEHADVDVLSFTGSTEVGRLIVHAATGNMKKLTLELGGKSPVIVFGDANLEAAIPGAASAVFWNSGQVCAAGTRLFVHESVYEQVVAGVAEAGRAMRLGPGSDPDADLGPLISQKQLDRVSGYVSQGVRDGARVVSGGSRVGERGYFFEPTVLVDVDQSMTVMREEVFGPVLGVMPFSDTDQAVALANDSSYGLASSIWTRDGALAHSVARRLRAGRVGINVHRAGGAYMPAGGYRQSGWGRESGPEALENYLETKSVVSQLA